A section of the Cuniculiplasma divulgatum genome encodes:
- a CDS encoding LysR family transcriptional regulator, translating into MNLDYLKVFVDLVNSGNMRKTARNLGITEATVSYRLKQLEGMVGNELFSRDSKKLEITQFGKEFYPDAIQIVSIIDRYSRNHDTSSTLKTMKVSSGEIAAIHLLPGLIKSFRDKNTDISVDMEIGSSYEIIQKLVDAKTDVGFAVSLSFPEFHSVLSRMGVTQLTDIELIFIAPTGCKFLERKVLKPKDLVVMPYISRYGNSGVQAQIEKILQNAGMSESDLNIVFRLENSSSVINAVSEGLGVSIVAMVQAEKHIKNGSIGWLPIDTDVKTSLYLVDRWNGTNETVNRFVSFVKFYMDKYLNKK; encoded by the coding sequence AGAAATCTTGGGATAACTGAAGCCACAGTGAGCTACAGGCTAAAGCAGCTTGAAGGCATGGTGGGTAACGAACTTTTCTCCCGTGATTCTAAGAAGCTTGAGATCACGCAGTTTGGCAAGGAATTTTACCCCGATGCCATACAGATCGTCTCCATAATCGATAGGTATTCCCGCAACCATGATACGAGCAGTACCCTTAAGACCATGAAGGTTTCGTCAGGAGAAATAGCCGCCATACATCTTTTGCCGGGACTCATAAAGAGCTTCAGGGATAAAAATACGGATATCTCTGTGGATATGGAGATCGGCAGTTCCTATGAAATCATTCAGAAACTTGTTGACGCCAAAACCGATGTTGGCTTCGCGGTCAGCCTTAGTTTTCCGGAGTTTCACTCCGTTCTTTCCAGGATGGGGGTAACCCAACTTACTGACATAGAGCTTATTTTCATTGCTCCTACTGGCTGCAAGTTCCTGGAAAGAAAAGTCCTGAAACCAAAGGATCTTGTCGTGATGCCTTATATTTCAAGGTATGGTAATTCCGGGGTGCAGGCTCAAATTGAAAAGATACTCCAGAATGCCGGAATGTCCGAAAGCGATCTTAACATTGTATTCAGGCTGGAAAATTCATCATCAGTAATAAATGCAGTCTCTGAGGGACTTGGCGTATCAATAGTGGCAATGGTGCAGGCTGAGAAGCATATCAAAAATGGATCCATAGGGTGGCTGCCAATTGATACTGATGTTAAAACAAGCCTCTATCTGGTAGACAGATGGAACGGAACAAATGAAACGGTAAACAGATTTGTCTCCTTTGTGAAGTTCTACATGGACAAATACCTTAATAAAAAATAG